Proteins encoded together in one Citromicrobium bathyomarinum window:
- a CDS encoding fasciclin domain-containing protein, protein MMKKTIIPALGALSLMLAGCGAADEAADPVESTATAGSQDLAATIAGIDDLSTAAEVIGNAGLEDPFDGAGSYTAFLPSNAAFAALPEGDLERLRSDEGRPEVIALLRGHLAVGAISREDLDRALDQNGGSIELASVADEPIQVRKIDGQILVGDGDDAPHLTKIAEAASNGVVYVIDGFIPPEN, encoded by the coding sequence ATGATGAAGAAGACGATCATCCCCGCACTGGGCGCGCTTTCCCTCATGCTGGCCGGGTGCGGTGCCGCAGACGAGGCGGCCGATCCCGTCGAATCCACTGCCACGGCAGGCTCGCAAGATCTGGCCGCCACCATCGCCGGGATCGACGACCTTTCGACCGCTGCCGAGGTGATCGGCAATGCAGGTCTGGAAGATCCCTTCGACGGAGCGGGTTCCTATACCGCCTTCCTGCCGAGCAACGCGGCCTTCGCTGCGCTGCCCGAGGGCGATCTGGAGCGGCTTCGCTCCGATGAAGGCAGGCCTGAGGTGATCGCGCTTCTGCGCGGCCATCTGGCAGTCGGTGCGATATCGCGCGAGGATCTGGACAGGGCGCTCGACCAAAACGGCGGCTCTATCGAATTGGCGAGCGTCGCGGACGAGCCCATCCAGGTGCGCAAGATCGACGGGCAGATCCTCGTCGGCGATGGCGATGACGCCCCACACCTGACCAAGATCGCGGAAGCGGCGTCGAATGGCGTGGTCTACGTGATCGACGGTTTCATCCCGCCCGAGAACTGA
- a CDS encoding prolyl oligopeptidase family serine peptidase — protein sequence MLRNSLLTGAATALVAVAMPAAAQDLTAPDYPETRTGDVVEEQFGQQVADPYRWLENDVREDQEVADWVARENAVTDAFLAQLPGRDVLKKRITQLTDYERFGLPTDKDGHYFYTRNNGLQNQSVLYVRDGLDGEARVLIDPNEWSEDDATALADYAITDDGTKLLYAIQDGGSDWRTVKVMDVATGTVLPDTVEWVKFSNLDWAKDGSGFYYSRFPATGEGETFQALNTNQQVYFHTLGTEQDADTLVYETPDQPELNHTAQVSDDGRWLVVTSSSGTDDRYEVTLIDLERADADPMTLVPGFENNYSYVGNLGSRFFFVTNDDAPLKKVVTVDVTAPQQGWSTVIPESEQTLDGVSLVGGKLIASYLVDAKSKIEVFGLDGTPQGEVSLPGIGSAGGFGGDPEQTETFYAFSSYNRPTTIYRYDVASGESTIWAQPEVSFDPDDFVVEQKFYTSKDGTRVPMFLVRSKAVAESGKAVPTLLYGYGGFNISLTPGFSPSRLAWVESGGAYVVANIRGGGEYGKAWHDAGRLNNKQNVFDDFIAAGEYLIDQGITPEDGLAIQGGSNGGLLIGAVTNQRPDLFAAGNAAVGVMDMLRFDQFTAGRYWVDDYGYPSKEADWKVLRAYSPYHNIRSGVDYPALLVTTADTDDRVVPGHSFKYTAALQAADLGDKPQLIRIETRAGHGSGKPTDKAIEEAADVLAFLAAFTGLEIEK from the coding sequence ATGCTTCGCAACAGCCTTCTTACCGGAGCCGCCACCGCACTGGTTGCGGTCGCGATGCCCGCCGCCGCGCAGGATCTGACCGCGCCCGACTATCCCGAAACCCGCACCGGCGATGTCGTGGAAGAGCAGTTCGGCCAGCAGGTCGCCGATCCCTATCGCTGGCTGGAGAACGATGTCCGCGAGGACCAGGAAGTCGCCGACTGGGTCGCGCGCGAGAATGCCGTGACCGACGCGTTCCTCGCTCAGCTGCCTGGGCGCGATGTGCTGAAGAAGCGGATCACGCAGCTGACCGATTACGAGCGCTTCGGCCTGCCGACCGACAAGGACGGGCACTATTTCTACACCCGCAATAACGGCCTGCAGAACCAGAGCGTGCTCTATGTGCGCGACGGGCTGGATGGCGAAGCACGCGTGCTGATCGACCCTAATGAATGGTCGGAAGACGATGCCACCGCGCTCGCCGATTACGCGATCACCGATGATGGCACCAAGCTGCTCTACGCGATCCAGGATGGCGGCAGCGACTGGCGCACGGTCAAGGTGATGGATGTCGCCACCGGCACGGTGCTGCCCGATACGGTCGAATGGGTGAAGTTCTCCAATCTCGACTGGGCGAAGGACGGCAGCGGCTTCTACTACAGCCGCTTCCCCGCGACGGGGGAGGGCGAGACGTTCCAGGCGCTCAATACCAACCAGCAGGTCTATTTCCACACGCTCGGCACCGAACAGGATGCCGACACGCTGGTCTATGAGACGCCCGACCAGCCCGAGCTGAACCACACCGCGCAGGTGAGCGACGATGGCCGGTGGCTGGTCGTCACCAGCTCCAGCGGGACCGACGATCGCTACGAAGTGACGCTGATCGATCTGGAGCGCGCCGATGCCGACCCGATGACTTTGGTGCCGGGGTTCGAGAACAACTATTCCTATGTCGGCAACCTCGGCAGCCGGTTCTTCTTCGTCACCAACGATGATGCGCCGCTAAAGAAGGTGGTTACGGTGGATGTCACCGCGCCGCAGCAGGGCTGGAGCACGGTGATCCCCGAAAGCGAGCAGACGCTCGACGGGGTGTCGCTGGTCGGCGGCAAGCTGATCGCGAGTTACCTGGTCGATGCCAAGAGCAAGATCGAGGTGTTCGGGCTGGACGGCACGCCGCAGGGCGAGGTCTCACTGCCGGGGATCGGTAGCGCGGGCGGCTTCGGCGGCGACCCGGAGCAGACCGAGACGTTTTACGCCTTCTCCAGCTACAACCGCCCGACGACCATCTACCGCTATGATGTCGCGAGCGGTGAGAGCACGATCTGGGCCCAGCCCGAAGTCTCCTTCGATCCGGATGATTTCGTGGTCGAACAGAAGTTCTACACCTCGAAGGATGGCACCCGCGTGCCGATGTTCCTGGTCCGCAGCAAGGCCGTGGCCGAGAGCGGGAAGGCCGTGCCGACGCTGCTCTATGGCTATGGCGGGTTCAACATTTCGCTGACGCCGGGCTTCAGCCCCTCGCGCCTCGCATGGGTCGAATCGGGTGGTGCCTATGTCGTCGCCAACATCCGTGGCGGCGGCGAATACGGTAAGGCGTGGCACGATGCAGGGCGGCTGAACAACAAGCAGAACGTGTTCGACGATTTCATCGCTGCAGGTGAATACCTGATCGATCAGGGGATCACGCCGGAGGATGGTCTTGCGATCCAGGGTGGATCGAACGGCGGCCTGCTGATCGGCGCGGTGACCAACCAGCGGCCCGATCTGTTCGCGGCGGGCAATGCTGCCGTCGGCGTGATGGACATGCTGCGCTTCGACCAGTTCACCGCCGGTCGCTACTGGGTCGACGATTATGGCTATCCCAGCAAGGAAGCCGACTGGAAGGTTTTGCGCGCCTATTCGCCGTACCACAACATCCGTTCGGGCGTGGATTACCCCGCGCTGCTGGTGACCACCGCCGATACCGACGACCGCGTGGTTCCGGGCCACAGCTTCAAGTACACCGCCGCGCTGCAGGCGGCGGACCTGGGCGACAAGCCGCAGCTGATCCGGATCGAGACCCGCGCGGGCCACGGTTCGGGCAAGCCGACCGACAAGGCGATAGAGGAAGCGGCCGACGTGCTCGCCTTCCTCGCCGCGTTCACAGGGCTCGAAATCGAGAAGTAG
- a CDS encoding serine hydrolase has protein sequence MIRTSLAALAALALPASLAAQSTTQEQLDARYDRALAAGYKALFLCSALANAQRNGAERTPESVEAWELTGIYPRIDAIIGDLDYSILPDAAGRVALVEVDWADDMPPRFAEASHDQGCRLAPIGLEAPTPEMRVPPRPGEEQASADATRRGAGLTIPIVAVETGERTPKAPPSALDKVIGRAFTPDYGEGARTTAVVLRHGDGGDGVIGQGRYAPGFGMDTPQRTWSVAKSIAATLIGAAVQRGDAQVTDGLAFDRWRWDARRSITIDNFLRMASGRYSDTPGNRTDPLYMGGALVAESATGWPLLHEPGTVFRYANNDTLMAVKAIEDTFDTYDPAHLFSDIGMTGTVAETDWGTDYILSSQVWATADDLAKLGQLYLDDGVTQSGKRLLPENWREYVSTPSGPQPDGELGYGAGWWLMNKSEGIPPDTFAAMGNRGQYVVVVPSREVVIVRRGEDPVGTRFDIIAFTRDVLAAME, from the coding sequence ATGATCCGGACCAGCCTCGCCGCGCTTGCGGCACTCGCCCTGCCTGCCTCGCTTGCGGCACAGTCGACCACGCAGGAACAGCTCGATGCGCGTTACGACCGTGCGCTTGCCGCCGGTTACAAGGCGCTGTTCCTGTGCAGCGCTCTCGCCAATGCGCAGCGCAACGGGGCGGAGCGGACGCCAGAGAGCGTCGAGGCGTGGGAGCTGACCGGCATCTATCCGCGGATCGACGCCATCATCGGCGATCTCGACTATTCGATCCTGCCCGATGCCGCAGGTCGCGTGGCGCTGGTCGAGGTGGACTGGGCGGACGACATGCCGCCGCGCTTCGCGGAAGCCTCGCACGATCAGGGCTGCCGCCTCGCGCCGATCGGGCTGGAGGCTCCCACGCCGGAAATGCGCGTGCCGCCCCGGCCGGGCGAGGAGCAGGCGAGCGCCGATGCGACGCGACGTGGCGCTGGTCTGACAATCCCGATCGTGGCGGTCGAGACAGGTGAGCGGACGCCGAAGGCCCCGCCAAGCGCGCTCGACAAAGTGATCGGGCGTGCCTTCACCCCGGACTATGGCGAGGGCGCGAGAACCACCGCCGTTGTGCTTCGCCACGGGGACGGCGGCGATGGAGTGATCGGGCAGGGGCGATACGCCCCCGGCTTCGGCATGGACACGCCCCAGCGTACCTGGTCTGTCGCCAAGAGCATTGCCGCGACGCTGATCGGCGCGGCGGTCCAGCGCGGCGATGCGCAGGTGACCGACGGGCTCGCCTTCGACCGGTGGCGGTGGGACGCGCGGCGGAGCATCACGATCGACAATTTCCTGCGCATGGCCTCGGGCCGGTACAGCGATACGCCGGGCAATCGGACCGACCCGCTCTACATGGGCGGCGCGCTGGTGGCGGAGAGCGCGACCGGATGGCCGCTGCTCCACGAGCCGGGGACCGTGTTCCGCTATGCCAACAACGACACGCTGATGGCGGTCAAGGCGATCGAGGATACGTTCGATACCTATGATCCCGCCCACCTGTTCAGCGATATCGGGATGACCGGCACGGTCGCGGAGACCGACTGGGGGACGGACTATATCCTGTCGAGCCAGGTGTGGGCGACCGCGGACGATCTGGCGAAGCTCGGCCAGCTCTATCTGGACGACGGCGTGACGCAGAGCGGCAAGCGCCTGCTGCCCGAGAACTGGCGGGAGTATGTCTCCACGCCCAGCGGGCCGCAGCCTGATGGCGAGCTGGGCTATGGCGCGGGCTGGTGGCTGATGAACAAGAGCGAGGGTATCCCGCCGGACACCTTCGCCGCGATGGGCAACCGCGGGCAATATGTCGTCGTGGTGCCGAGCCGCGAGGTGGTGATCGTCCGGCGCGGGGAAGACCCGGTCGGCACCCGGTTCGACATCATCGCCTTCACCCGCGACGTGCTCGCCGCGATGGAGTGA
- a CDS encoding SRPBCC family protein, translating to MIRTAAKALALLAAPLIAAVPAGAEVTESSPTHFVVRHAVDVEATPEDAWLALIAPGDWWNDAHTWSADASNMTLTPQAGGCFCEKIPAEDGPDSFGLEGSVQHMMVVQAVPHKVLRMRGGLGPLQSEPVDGVMTITLQPIEGEEGEPAGTRITWEYVVGGTMRFKIDEISKAVDGVIGEQVLGLAKALGGPIDAVEEEDGDSFDSAFGAGTGEGEETPTTGIPEGR from the coding sequence ATGATCCGTACTGCCGCCAAAGCCCTGGCCCTGCTGGCCGCACCGCTGATTGCCGCCGTGCCTGCTGGTGCCGAGGTGACCGAAAGCTCGCCCACCCATTTCGTCGTCCGTCACGCGGTCGATGTCGAGGCCACTCCCGAGGATGCGTGGCTCGCGCTGATCGCGCCGGGCGACTGGTGGAACGATGCCCACACCTGGTCTGCCGACGCATCGAACATGACCCTGACGCCGCAGGCGGGGGGCTGCTTCTGCGAGAAGATCCCGGCCGAGGACGGGCCCGACAGCTTCGGGCTGGAGGGCAGCGTTCAGCACATGATGGTGGTGCAGGCAGTGCCGCACAAAGTGCTGCGCATGCGGGGCGGGCTGGGGCCGTTGCAGAGCGAGCCGGTCGACGGGGTGATGACGATCACGCTTCAGCCGATCGAGGGCGAGGAGGGTGAGCCTGCGGGCACGCGGATCACGTGGGAATACGTCGTCGGCGGAACGATGCGGTTCAAGATCGACGAGATATCCAAGGCGGTTGACGGGGTGATCGGCGAACAGGTCCTCGGCCTGGCCAAGGCGCTGGGTGGCCCGATCGATGCAGTAGAGGAAGAGGACGGCGATTCGTTCGATTCGGCGTTCGGCGCAGGCACCGGGGAGGGCGAGGAGACGCCGACCACCGGCATTCCCGAAGGGCGCTGA
- the rpsK gene encoding 30S ribosomal protein S11: MAREPGRIRRRERKNISSGVAHVNASFNNTMITITDAQGNAISWSSAGMMGFKGSRKSTPYAAQVAADDAGKKAAEHGVRTLEVEVKGPGSGRESALRALQAVGFTITSIRDVTPIPHNGVRPSKRRRV; encoded by the coding sequence ATGGCACGCGAACCAGGCCGCATTCGGCGCCGCGAGCGGAAAAACATCTCCAGCGGCGTGGCGCACGTCAACGCCAGCTTCAACAACACCATGATCACCATCACCGATGCGCAGGGCAATGCGATCAGCTGGTCCAGCGCCGGGATGATGGGCTTCAAGGGCAGCCGCAAGTCGACTCCCTACGCCGCACAGGTCGCGGCGGACGATGCCGGCAAGAAGGCCGCCGAACACGGCGTCCGCACGCTGGAAGTCGAAGTAAAGGGACCGGGTTCGGGCCGCGAAAGCGCGCTGCGTGCGCTGCAGGCGGTGGGCTTTACCATCACCAGCATCCGCGATGTGACGCCGATTCCGCATAACGGGGTCCGTCCGTCCAAGCGGCGTCGCGTCTGA
- a CDS encoding DNA-directed RNA polymerase subunit alpha has protein sequence MAVNTKNWQELKKPTSLELKDTGADKKRKATFVAEPLERGFGLTLGNALRRVLLSSLQGAAITSIKIENVLHEFSSLAGVREDVTDIVLNVKQIALKMEGEGPKRLQLSATGPGAVKAGDIAVSGDIEILNKDLVICQLDEGATLNMELTADTGKGYVPAVQNRPADAPIGLIPVDSLYSPIKQVSYKVENARVGQELDYDKLNLTIETDGTVTPEDAVAYAARILQDQLTLFVHFEDGIPQPSSPMIGMAAEPQESDANQLNRYLLKKVDELELSVRSANCLKNDNIIYIGDLVQKTEAEMLRTPNFGRKSLNEIKEVLSSMGLRLGMDIPGWPPENIEEMAKKLEQELLG, from the coding sequence ATGGCCGTCAACACCAAGAACTGGCAGGAACTGAAAAAGCCCACCTCGCTCGAATTGAAGGACACCGGCGCCGACAAGAAGCGCAAGGCAACCTTCGTCGCCGAACCGCTCGAGCGCGGATTCGGCCTGACGCTGGGCAATGCCCTGCGCCGCGTGCTGCTCTCCTCGCTTCAGGGTGCCGCGATCACCTCGATCAAGATCGAGAACGTGCTCCACGAATTCTCCAGCCTCGCTGGCGTTCGTGAAGATGTGACCGACATCGTCCTGAACGTGAAGCAGATCGCGCTCAAGATGGAAGGCGAGGGCCCCAAGCGCCTGCAGCTTTCCGCGACCGGTCCGGGGGCCGTCAAGGCAGGCGACATTGCCGTTTCCGGCGACATCGAGATCCTGAACAAGGATCTCGTGATCTGTCAGCTCGACGAAGGCGCGACGCTGAACATGGAACTGACCGCGGATACCGGCAAGGGCTACGTCCCTGCCGTGCAGAACCGCCCGGCCGATGCGCCGATCGGTCTGATCCCGGTCGACTCGCTCTACTCGCCGATCAAGCAGGTGAGCTACAAGGTCGAGAATGCTCGCGTGGGCCAGGAACTGGACTACGACAAGCTCAACCTGACCATCGAAACCGACGGCACCGTCACCCCTGAAGACGCCGTGGCCTACGCCGCGCGCATCCTGCAGGACCAGCTGACCCTGTTCGTCCACTTCGAAGACGGCATTCCGCAGCCTTCCAGCCCGATGATCGGGATGGCCGCAGAGCCGCAGGAATCGGACGCCAACCAGCTTAACCGTTACCTCCTCAAGAAGGTCGACGAGCTGGAACTGTCGGTGCGTTCGGCCAACTGCCTCAAGAACGACAACATCATCTACATCGGCGATCTGGTCCAGAAGACCGAGGCCGAGATGCTGCGCACGCCGAACTTCGGCCGCAAGTCGCTCAACGAGATCAAGGAAGTACTCTCCAGCATGGGCCTGCGCCTCGGGATGGACATCCCGGGCTGGCCGCCGGAGAACATCGAGGAAATGGCCAAGAAGCTCGAACAGGAACTGCTGGGCTAA
- the rplQ gene encoding 50S ribosomal protein L17, whose product MRHGISQRKLGRKSGHRTAMFRNMSAALIKHEQIVTTLPKAKELRPYIEKLITLAKRGGLSNRRLAMGRLQDETQLKKLFDVLAERYSDREGGYTRIVKAGYRASDSAQLAIIEFVDRDEDAKGLDSGPVMTEEDEYDDA is encoded by the coding sequence ATGCGTCACGGTATTTCGCAGCGTAAGCTTGGTCGCAAGTCTGGCCACCGCACCGCCATGTTCCGCAACATGTCGGCCGCGCTGATCAAGCACGAGCAGATCGTCACCACGCTGCCCAAGGCGAAGGAACTGCGCCCCTACATCGAAAAGCTGATCACGCTGGCCAAGCGTGGCGGCCTTTCCAACCGTCGCCTCGCGATGGGCCGTCTGCAGGACGAAACCCAGCTGAAGAAGCTGTTCGACGTTCTGGCGGAGCGCTATTCGGACCGTGAAGGCGGTTACACCCGTATCGTCAAAGCAGGCTACCGCGCTTCGGACAGCGCGCAGCTCGCGATCATCGAATTCGTCGATCGCGACGAAGATGCCAAGGGCCTCGATTCCGGCCCGGTGATGACCGAGGAAGACGAATACGACGACGCGTAA
- the rpsM gene encoding 30S ribosomal protein S13, which translates to MARIAGVNIPTNKRVIIALTYIHGIGRTKAVEIADKLGIDHKTRVQDLTDEEVLRIRETIDEEHTVEGDLRRQTAMNIKRLMDLRSYRGLRHRAGLPVRGQRTHTNARTRKGKAKPIAGKKK; encoded by the coding sequence GTGGCTCGTATTGCCGGGGTAAATATCCCCACCAACAAGCGCGTGATCATTGCGCTTACCTATATTCACGGAATCGGCCGGACCAAGGCCGTCGAGATCGCCGACAAGCTCGGCATTGATCACAAGACCCGCGTGCAGGACCTCACCGACGAGGAAGTGCTGCGGATCCGTGAAACGATCGACGAAGAGCACACGGTGGAAGGCGACCTTCGCCGTCAGACCGCGATGAACATCAAGCGTCTGATGGACCTTCGTTCCTACCGCGGCCTGCGCCATCGCGCCGGTCTGCCCGTTCGCGGCCAGCGCACGCACACCAATGCGCGCACCCGCAAGGGCAAGGCCAAGCCGATCGCCGGCAAGAAGAAGTAA